DNA from Flavobacterium aestivum:
ACATTTACAAATATCAGCTTGTTCAAAGAGCTTTTCTACGTTACGAAAGTAGCTTTAGTTTGGTTATTTTCCTAAATAGTAAATAGAAATTCTTACGTATAGACATAAAAAAAGCTCCTGATTGGGAGCTTTGGTATTTTCTGTAGCTTGGTTACGTTTTCATTTGGAAAGAGGCTTGACCAAGCGTAATTTTTTATGGTTTTACCCTAACGATTTTGTCGTCTTGTAAGATAACTAACTCGCTATTCGTTTTTCTTTTGTACTCGACTAACTTCTCGTAAACCTTATCCATGCTTTCCAAAATCTTGGTCTGGGTCGATGTTCTTTTATACGCTTTCATTGTAATATGCTTTTAGTTTATCAAATTTTATTTCGTTGATAACGTCAATATCTGTTTCTAAAGTCTTTTCCGCTAATAAATCAGGCTTACCACCCGAGTTGTCAAAAATCATAGTTTCATTAACTATTGGCAAATATATATCAAATAAATTTCTTATTCCGTTTATGTACCTGCGTTTTATAACTTCGGTTTCAATATTATGCCCGCCTTCCTGTACTCGGCTCTTAACCCTTTCAATAGCCAAATCCACATTTTGTAACCAAAAGAACAATAACATAACGTTGTAACCTTTTTTCTGGGCTTCGATTATTTTTGATTTATAGCTTCTCGTGGCTAGAGTGGTTTCAAAAGCAAAGTTTTCGTCAATTTCCAAAAGCTCATTAATCCTGTGGAGCATTATACGCCCCGCTTCAAATGAAACTTTTTCGGGTTGAAATGGCGACAAGCCCTTGGCAATCTCATCAGCATTTACAAATTCCTTACATTCTAGTATCTCTGGCAGGATCGTGAAAGAAGCTGTTGTTTTTCCTGCTCCGTTGCAACCTGCGATTATATAAAGGTTCTTACTCATTAGCACAAAGGTAATCAATTTCTGATTTCATAAATTACAATTATTTTGATTGTTTTTTATAAGTCAAACAATTATTCGTCTGTTTTAAGTTTAAAAAAATTAAAATATATTTGCAAAAAACAATGTCATACAAAAACATCCGTATTTCATGGGACACCAGTGTGAAGTACTATGTCAGATACGGACTTTACAGTAATTTGCCAAAAGAAATTCAAAATCAAATCCCAAAAACCAATATCCACAGATGGTCGAATGAATCGGACGATAAATATTTAGGCTGCGAAGTTGCAAAATTCATTAAAGATGAACTCGAGCTCATCAGACAAACTGGTGAATCAAGAAATGCAAAAAAAATACTTTAAACCTATTTCAAGTTGTCTGAAACCTATCATCCCTTTATTAGCAAAATAAAAGGAATTAGGAATACGGTTGTAAGCAATAAAGAAAAAAAAGTAGAAGCAATTGAACAATTAAAACCTTTTGTTTCGGTTAATGTTGCACTCAAAATATTCAACATATCAAGAGCTACTTATCAAAATTACAAGACATTAGTTTTAAGTAAATGCACTGCTTCTTATTTTGAATGGTGTGTAAAACGTCATCCAAATCAATTGTTGAAAACGGAAGTAATTAAAATTAAAGATTATTTTGAAAATAGAAACTATCAGTTTTGGTCAAAAGCTTCTTTGTATTATTTAGGACTTAGAAGCAACGATTTTTCATTTGGATTAGCTACTTTCTACAAATATTCTAAACTGCTGGGTTTTAAAAACGGAAGGTATTTGTATAGAAAACCAAAATACAGTCCATTAATAAGTACAAAACCAAATCAAATTTGGTGTGCCGATGTCACTATTTTTAAAACTGCTGATGGGGTTAAGCACTACATTCATTTTTTAATTGACCATTATTCTAAAATGGTTTTAGAGTATCAAGTGGCGAGCAGTTCACAACCAAAAATTATAAAATCACTTCTCCAAAGTGCGTTTGAAAAGCATCCTAACTTAGAATTCTTAAATTTTGTGACTGACGGTGGCATAGAAAATGTAAACAACACGGTGCGAAATTTTGTTTTGAGTTCTGGACATAAAATAATTCATACCATAGCCCAAAAAGATATTCCTGAATCTAATTCTATGATTGAGGCTTTTAACAAAGTGATTAAAAATCAATTTTTACGGCCTCGAAATCTAGAAAATGGAATGCAATTAGAAAAAGCATTAAAAGAAGACATACTTATTTATTGTACTATTCGTCCACAACGAAGTTTACTTGGTAATACTCCTTTTGAAACGCATACAGGAAAACCTATCAATTCTTCTAATTATACTATGCATTTTGGTAAGCAAAAAAACTAAGAATTACTCAAAATAACTTAAATCGCTGTAAGAAATGTGCAAATTAAACTAAAACAAAAACCTGTTAATAGTTTTTACTACTAACAGGTTTTTAAAAATGTATTATTAGATTAAATAATCAAAAATAATAGTTAATACCTTATAAGGAACACGTTTTTATAAAAGTGTTTTAGACGTTGCAATGCGCCCATGCCATCCATTTACGGAATGTTTTCAATTTTGAAAACTACTTTTATTTTGTCTAGAATTACCTGTTAAATATTGATTTTAAAAATTCAACACCATCATTCAATGCATTTAAGCCTTCAGTATTTTGCTCACTATTTTTAAAAAACTGAACAAAACCATGATTCTGTTTGTCATATACCCGAACTTCTGATTTTACACCAGCTTGTAATAATGCTTGATTATAATCTATATTTTCATCTAACAATGGGTCGTATTCACCTACCTGAATAAAAGCTGGCGGAAGGTTTTCATGATTACCAATTAAAGGAGCTATATACGGTAAATCCGAACGAACTCCTTCAGGTATATAGCAATTCAAACTACTGACAAATACATCTTTACTTGGGAAATTGGTATTTCCCAATTCTTTCCATGATTCAGTATTCATTTCTAAACTAGCCGCATATAAATAAATTAGCCATTGTCCGACAATTTGTGGGCCTTTTTTATCTCTTGTCATCATAGTTGCCACCGTGGCAAGATTAGCCCCAGCACTGTCCCCGCAAACCGCAATTTTATGTAGGTCAGCTCCAATTGTAGTGGCATTCGCTGAAATCCATTCTAATGCTGTATAAAAATCGTTTAATCCTGTTGGAAAAGGGTATTCAGGAGCTAGACGATAATCAACATAGGCTACGATTGCTTGAGTATTACTTGCAATGGTATGAACTAAAACTGTATGTGTTTCCAAGTCTCCCGAAACAAAACACCCACCATGAGCAAAAACGACTATGGGTAATAATCCTACTTCAACATTTTTTGGGATATACAAATGTACGGGTATATTATATTCTGAATCTGTGGTTGGAATAGTAATAGTATTTATATCACATTCTAAATCTGGCTTACCTGCTAACGGTATCATAGACCTATACGAAGTTCTAAGGTCATTTGCAAACATCAATTCTTTATTCATTTGTATAAAAGTTAAATGGCGTACTTGTGTTTTTTTACTTACTGCTAATATAGGAATGTTAATTGTATTTTATGGAAAAAGAAAAAGGATGGACACGTTGTTTGTGCGCCCATCCCATCCCTTTACTAAATGCCGATATCTAAACAGATTGTTTTTCTGATAATTAATTACCTTCCAATACTAGCGTTCCTACAACATTAGTCTCTTTTGTATTAGTTTTATTTTTAATTTTTTTGATTTTCAAAACTATCTGTTCACCTAAAGAATTATTACTGGTTGTAAATTGACATCTTAGTTTCGTATCAGCAGTTGATGTTATATTTTCAATACTATTTTGTTCTTCATAATATATTGCCCAAGTTTTTCCATAACTATCTTTATTTAATTCGTAATTGTTTTGCAAATCAATTTCAAAAAACAATACTTAAATATTTATCACTTATGTTTTCCAATTTACTACCTCTATAATCACCAGATTTTTCTATCCAACCTTGTAAGTTTAAAACTTTAAAAAGTTGAGGATTCGTAAAAGAATGTTGCTGGTATAATTTTAAGTTACTAACAAAAAGATTATTTTTTTTTGACTCACTTATGTTTTCAGAAAAATGAGAAACTTTCTTTTCAAAATCAAAAAAATAATCAAGTGATTTTATAGCGAAAAAGAGTAACACAATCCCCAATAACAATAAAATTTTTGAACTATTTTTTTTTCATCTTTTTTCTTATTTAAATTTTCGTCAACTTTTTGATTAACAATTTTGTCTTTATTATTTGCAACGGTTGCCTTGTATCTATCATTCGGAAGTGGACTCATTGTTTTGTATTCCATTTCTGTTTTACCTTGAGTTTTTGTCTCTGTGCCAGGGTCTAATCCAGCAGCCTCTAATGCGGCACTCGGTACATCAGCACAGTTGCTTGAAGCGACTTGATATCAACTTTCTGACTCATCTCGTGCTGCATTTAATGCTTTTTCATCTGTTTTAAAACGAGCCTCTTGAGTGTATTCGGGAGCTTTTTCTTTTTGCCATTTGTCATAATCTGCTTTTGTATCAAAATGCAGTTCTTTGGTTTTTGATGGCCCCCCAGTTACTTCATTGGAATACCAAGGGGATTTATCCCTACCTTCTTTGGATACAAAAGTCCATCCCTTTTTATCATTTCCTATTAAAACAGCATTGTGTCCTGCGTAAACACCGTTTACATTAGTTGCTCCTTTTGGAGCATTAAGTACAATAATATCATTTGGTTTCATTCCATCCGGGTCAGTAAAACGTAATGGATTATCAAAACAATAATTATATGGGCTATATCTTCTCATTTTTTCCGCTAATGGGTCAATATTACTCCAACCTACTCTCGCAGGGTCATAAAGCCTTGCCCCATAATCGTACATCCCAAGCCCCAGTTCGTCTTGCAGCTCCTTCCCATTATACTTATACTTTTGTGCAGGATTTGTAGAAGTAATCACAGAATTATACCCTTGATGTTTGAGCCCAAAAGGGTAGTAGTGACTCTCCTCGATAATCTCACTATTAGTAATAGTTCCATCACCATTGGCATCCCCATAACTCAATCTAACATTACCTAAATGGTCTTTGTACTGGAACACATATTTGTAAGAACTTCCGTTAGGTTCTACGTAACCCTCCGCCGTTGGGAAAAACTGTAATACATTGTCTAAGTACTGGAACCCTCCCAAATAATTGGTAGTAGTAACAGTTGGTGTTGGTAACAAAGAATTGACAGTTTTCCGTATTTTTATCCCCGTCGAGTCGTAAAGATAACTAAACATTTTACAAAAAACCTCGCATTTCGCGAGGTTTCTTCTTTTTATCCTTTATTTAAATTACTTTGAACTATTGTTCTTTTTCAATGTGTTAAAAATATAAAATCGCATATCATTAACTCTAAAATACTACCTGATTACTTAATTGTATCTTTATTTATTATAAAATCCCTAATATCGATTTCCTTTTTTGGTAGTGGCATAAATGGATAAGCAAAATTTCGCTTTGCGATGGTTAATTTACCAAAACTGTCTTTCACTACCCAAATAATAGTTTTTCTATTGTCGTATTGTGCTGTATCGGAAATTTTACTTTTACCAGTTGTTGGATTTTTAAAATAATGCTCAATTCCTGTGTAAATTTTGAATATTGTACCATTTGAAGTTTTAATTGTATTCAAAGACTCTTGTTGATTGTCTAAATTTTCTTCTCTCGTCAAAGACTGTTTCCCCGAATAAACAATTGTTGTGTAATTGTGTGGGTCTTGTTTATCGATGTAAATTTCATTAAAACAATTTTCACAAGGATTTACTTTAACGAAACTGTCTAATACTTTGGACATTGCTTTATTTGGTTCTAAAGCAAAAGTTTTAATATCCTCTTGATGCTTATTACAAGAGATTATAACTGCAATAATAAAAATATTAATAATAGTTGGTTTCATATATCGTTTATTTTTTAAGCATTCCTTTCCAATCAACAGATTTTGCAAAGTTTCGCAAACTTGTGCTGCCTTTTTGGATGTTATCTGCATTTATATTAGGC
Protein-coding regions in this window:
- a CDS encoding zeta toxin family protein: MSKNLYIIAGCNGAGKTTASFTILPEILECKEFVNADEIAKGLSPFQPEKVSFEAGRIMLHRINELLEIDENFAFETTLATRSYKSKIIEAQKKGYNVMLLFFWLQNVDLAIERVKSRVQEGGHNIETEVIKRRYINGIRNLFDIYLPIVNETMIFDNSGGKPDLLAEKTLETDIDVINEIKFDKLKAYYNESV
- a CDS encoding DDE-type integrase/transposase/recombinase, which translates into the protein MSETYHPFISKIKGIRNTVVSNKEKKVEAIEQLKPFVSVNVALKIFNISRATYQNYKTLVLSKCTASYFEWCVKRHPNQLLKTEVIKIKDYFENRNYQFWSKASLYYLGLRSNDFSFGLATFYKYSKLLGFKNGRYLYRKPKYSPLISTKPNQIWCADVTIFKTADGVKHYIHFLIDHYSKMVLEYQVASSSQPKIIKSLLQSAFEKHPNLEFLNFVTDGGIENVNNTVRNFVLSSGHKIIHTIAQKDIPESNSMIEAFNKVIKNQFLRPRNLENGMQLEKALKEDILIYCTIRPQRSLLGNTPFETHTGKPINSSNYTMHFGKQKN
- a CDS encoding alpha/beta hydrolase, which codes for MNKELMFANDLRTSYRSMIPLAGKPDLECDINTITIPTTDSEYNIPVHLYIPKNVEVGLLPIVVFAHGGCFVSGDLETHTVLVHTIASNTQAIVAYVDYRLAPEYPFPTGLNDFYTALEWISANATTIGADLHKIAVCGDSAGANLATVATMMTRDKKGPQIVGQWLIYLYAASLEMNTESWKELGNTNFPSKDVFVSSLNCYIPEGVRSDLPYIAPLIGNHENLPPAFIQVGEYDPLLDENIDYNQALLQAGVKSEVRVYDKQNHGFVQFFKNSEQNTEGLNALNDGVEFLKSIFNR
- a CDS encoding RHS repeat domain-containing protein, whose protein sequence is MLPTPTVTTTNYLGGFQYLDNVLQFFPTAEGYVEPNGSSYKYVFQYKDHLGNVRLSYGDANGDGTITNSEIIEESHYYPFGLKHQGYNSVITSTNPAQKYKYNGKELQDELGLGMYDYGARLYDPARVGWSNIDPLAEKMRRYSPYNYCFDNPLRFTDPDGMKPNDIIVLNAPKGATNVNGVYAGHNAVLIGNDKKGWTFVSKEGRDKSPWYSNEVTGGPSKTKELHFDTKADYDKWQKEKAPEYTQEARFKTDEKALNAARDESES